The Candidatus Denitrolinea symbiosum DNA window CGCCGAAGCCCTCGGCGCGGACAACGTGCTGGCGGTCCGCATGCCCTACAAAACCTCCAGCCGCGACTCGCTGGAGCACGCGCAGTTGTTGATTGACCAGCTTGGCGTCCGGAGCGAGACGATCGAGATCACGGACATGGTTGACCCGCTCATCGCCCGCGATCCCGAAATGTCGAGGACGCGCAAGGGCAACATCATGGCGCGGACGCGCATGATCGTGCTGTACGATCAGTCCGAAGCCTTCAAGGGACTCGTCGTCGGCGCCAGCAACAAGACCGAAATCCTGCTCGGCTACTCCACCCTGTGGGGCGACATGGCCTCCGCCATCAACCCCATCGGCGACCTCTACAAGACGCAGGTCCGGTTGCTTGCGCGCGCCATGAACATCCCCGCGCCGATCGTGGACAAGCCTCCGTCCGCCGATCTGTGGCAGGGACAGACCGACGAGGCCGAACTCGGCTTCACGTACGAGGAAGCGGACAAACTCCTGTACCTCCTCGTTGACCAGCGTTACCTGCCCGAAGAATGCGTGGAGGCGGGCTTCGATCCATCCTTCGTGGATAAAGTCCTCGCCCGCGTCCGCCGCTTCCAGTTCAAGCGCATGATGCCCGTCATCGCCAAGATCAGCAACCGCACCGTCGGCTACGATTTTCTCTATCCCCGCGATTGGGGGATGTGAACCCGCGCTCGACGCCGGACGCGCCGCGCCTGGAATTCAGAGCCTGATCCCGCCGCCTACCCTACAATTCCCATACATTGCGGATAGACGGCGATTTTGCCGGTTGACTTTGCCGCCGATTGTGACTATACTGCCAGTATGCGAGTGATAAAGTTTTTCATGCCCCGGGTATCTTGAAAGGCACGCGGATTGCCGCGTGCCTTTTGTTATCTCACAAAATGAAAAGGAGATAAAGTATGGACTCTGGACTGATCAGCAAACTGGACAAGGCTAAGCGCTATGCGGAAGACCGCGAGCGCATCCGCTTCAATAAATTCAACGTGACCTTCCGCGGCGCCAACAACGACCACTACGTCAGTTTTGACAACGGCGTCTTCCAATGCGACTGCGAATTCTTTATCACTCACCAACGTTGCAGTCACACCATGGCGCTCGAAATCCTGCTCAAGGATATGATCGAAGTCGCCGAACCCGCCTAACCCGACAACTGAATAAGCGAAGTCGGCCATCCTTCGCCTGCGGAGGGTGGCCGATTGCTTTAAATTCACGTGAGTCTTTCCAGCGCGGTTTTAAATTCAGACAATTTCGGGTACAATTTTGACCATGAAGAGTATTTCCCGCAGGGATTTTCTAAAGCTGGGCGGCCTGGCGCTGGGATCGCTCGCGTTTTCCCCGCATCTGTCGTTTGACTCCCGGTTCGACGACGCCTTATTGGTGCGCGTCGCCACCTCGTCGGTCAGCGTGTACGCGGAGCCGAGCGACCAGAGTCGGATCGTCAGCGCCTGGTATCGGGACGAACTCGTCCGCGTGTACGAGGAGGTCCGAGGCGTGAACGGCGAGCCGAAGTACAACCCCGTCTGGTACCGCGTCTGGGGCGGATACATGCATCGCGCCCATCTGCAAAAGATCAAGATCATCTACAACCAGCCGATTGAAGCCCTCGCGGAGGGAACGCGCCAACTGGTGGAAGTGACCGTCCCCTTCACGCAGGCATACCAACATTCCAACCGCTCCGGCTGGCAGCCGAACCTCCGCCTCTACTACGAGTCCGTCCATTGGGTGGACCAGATCGTGGACGGCCCCGACGCGCTCCCCTGGTACCGCGTCTTCGACGCCTCGGGCGTGTACTACGTCTCGTCGCTCCACGTCCGCCCGATCCCGTTTCCCGACCTCGCCCCGATCTCGCCCGAAGTCCCCCTCCAGGAAAAGCGCATTGACGTCAACCTGACCACCCAGACGCTGACCGCCCTCGAATACGGCAAGCCCGTCTTCGAGACGAAGATCTCCTCGGGCGCCAATTTCCCGCGCAAGCCAGGACAGATCTCCACCGTCACGCCCAAAGGCGACTTCCGTATTTTCGAGAAAAAACCCTCGGTCCACATGGGCAACGGCAACCTCGTCGCGGACATTGACGATTATGAACTGCCCGGCGTCTCCTGGGTGGCCTATTTCACCGAGCATGGACACGCCTTCCACGGCACCTACTGGCACGACAACTTCGGTACGCCCATGAGTCACGGCTGTATTAACATGCGCTCGTCCGAGGCGCGCTGGCTCTTCCGCTGGGCGCTCCCCGCGCACAAAGTGGAAGACCTCCCCACGAAGTACTACTCCCGCGATTACGGCACCGCCGTCCGCATCTTCTATTAGACCATGCCCGAACTTCTCTGGTCTGGTAAGCGTCTCCCCGCACCCGCGTCCGCCTCGCTCCTCACCGAGGCGGTTGTATTTCCGCACGGACGCGGCTATCCCGACGCGCGGCCGCAAAACCGCCTTGTTCTGGGGGACAACCTCGCCGTGATGTCGGCGCTGCTCCCCGAGTACGAGGGACGCGTCAATCTCATCTACGCCGACCCGCCGTTTTTCACGAATCGGAAATTCAACGCGCGCATCGGACAGGGCGAGGATTCTCGCAAGCCCGACCAGTGGCAGCTTGCCGAGGGCTATCACGACAACTGGACCGACCTCGACGCCTACCTCCAATTTTTGTACGAGCGCCTTGCGCTGATGACCCGTCTCCTCGCGCCAAACGGGACTCTCTACCTGCATCTCGACTGGCACGCGGACTCCTACGCCCGCCTCATGCTCGACGAACTGCTCGGCGCCGAATCCCTGCTCAACGAGATCATCTGGACGTATCACGGTCCCTCGCCCATCCGCACCGCCTTCAACCGCAAGCACGACACCATCCTCGCCTGCGTCAAAGGTCCAAACTACACCTTCAACGCCGACGCCGTACGCGAACCGTACAACCCATCCACGGTGAAGACGTTCGCCTCTTCGCCCAAAGCGGGGTTCGGCAAAGTCCCAAACCTGGCACGCGGCAAAGTCCCCGAAGACTGGTGGTACTTTCCTGTGGTGGCGCGCCTCCACAACGAGCGGACGGGCTATCCCACGCAAAAGCCCGAAGCGCTGCTCGAGCGGATCATCCTCGCCTCCTCCAATCCCGGCGACCTGGTCGCGGACTTTTTCTGCGGATCGGGGACGACTCCCCTCGTCGCCGCGCGGACGGGACGCCGCTTCCTCGCCGCCGACGAAACCCTCCGCGCCGTTCACACCACCCGCAAGCGGTTGACTGTGACCGAGGCCGCGTTCACCCTCGAGCGTGATTCCGCTTCCCCCTTCGATCTTCAATCTTCATCCTTCAATCTTAAACTTTCATCCAACTCCGTCTTCCTCTCCAATGCTGCCGATATTGACTACTGGGAAGTGGATCCCGATTGGGACGGGAAAACCTTCCGAAGCGCGGCCCAGGCCGCCCGTCCCGCGCGACGCGGGGAGATTCCCTCCGAGTTGAAAATAAAAATCGGACGCAGGGTTTGCGTCCGATGGGTGACGGTCGAAGGTCGGCAGTTTCAGGCGGAGTTAAACGTCTAGCCGATAGCCCACGCCGCGGATGGTCTTGAGGAAGCGGGGATTGTTCGGGTCAATTTCGATGGCGCGGCGCAGCCAGGAGATGTGCACGTCGAGCGTGCGCGTGTCGCCCGTATAGTTCGTATCCCAGACGCGTTTGAAAAGCGATTCGCGCTCCACGACCTCGCCGTGATGGTCGAGCAGGATGCGCAGGAGTTTGATGAGGCGCGGGGTGAGTTTGCTGCTCTTGCTCAGGCATTTGACGCGGCGGTGTTCCACATCGAGGCGGATGGGGCCGACATGAATGACGTTCTTTCCGTCGCTGGGCAAAAGCGGTTTGATGCGGTTGACGAGTTTCTGCGCGGTGAAGGGCAGGGACAGCACGGCGTCGGCGGCGTCCTTGTCCACTTCCGCGCCGTTGGCGACGATGAGGATGATGGGGAGTTTGGCGTCTCTTTCGTTCAGCGACTGGCAGATGCGCACGCCGCTGCTTCGCAGCGAGGCGGCGTTGACCACCGCCAGGTGCGGCGCGATCTTGTCGAGCCGTTTGGCCGCTTCGCCGCCGCTCTGAACGATCACAACTTCAAATCCCTTCTTCTGCAGGTCGGGCGCAAAAGAAGGGACCTCGGTGTGTCGGCCTTCGATCAGGAGGATTTTGGCGTCTTTCATTTCGCTGTACGGGATAATTCCAATGATTGATGTTTTTGCCGCATGGCGGCGGTTTTCTTTAACATTGCCAGTTGCATTATACACCAATTCTTAACAAAACGTTTTTCATCCGTTGGTACTGTAGCGCAAGTCTCAGGCTTGCGCTGCAAAATTGTGTAAAAAGCCTCGCGCTATCAAACTCGCGAGGCCTTTCATTGATCACTGAACGCTGATCGCTGATTTACGTGCCTTCTTCCCACGAGTTCAGGTACTTGACCTGTTCCTCGGTGAGCGTATCGATCTTGACGCCCATCGCGTGGAGTTTCAGGCGGGCGATCTCGGCGTCGATCTCCGCCGGGACGGAGTAGACGCGCTTCTCGAGGCTTTTCGCGTTCTTCACCATGTACTCCGCGGCCAGCGCCTGGTTGGCGAAGGACATGTCCATCACGGAGGCGGGATGTCCCTCGGCGGAAGCCAGGTTGATGAGACGTCCCTGGCCGAGGATGTTGATCTTGCGGCCATCCTTGGTCTCATACTGGTCCACGAACGGGCGGACGAGTTTCGGCTCGCCCTTCGACATCTTCGCCAGCGCGGGGATGTTGATCTCCACGTTGAAGTGTCCGCTGTTGGCGACGATGGCGCCGTCCTTCATCGCGGCGAAGTGATGACCGTCCAGCACGTTGATGTCGCCCGTCACGGTGCAGAAGATGTCGCCGATCTTTACGGCCTGCTCCATCGGCATGACCTCGTAACCGTCCATCATGGCTTCGAGCGCCTTGAGCGGGTCCACTTCGGTGATGATGACCAGCGCGCCCATGCCGCGCGCCCGCGAGGCCAGCCCGCGTCCGCACCAGCCGTAGCCCGCCACGACGAAACGCTTGCCCGCCAGCAGGACGTTGGTGGCGCGGATGATCCCGTCTACGGTGGATTGTCCCGTGCCGTAGCGGTTGTCGAAGAGATGTTTGGTCAGCGCGTCGTTGACGGCGATGACGGGGAAGTTGAGCATCTTATCGGCGGCCATGGCGCGCAGGCGGATGACGCCCGTGGTCGTCTCCTCGGTTCCGCCCACGATGTCGGAAAGCAGTTCGCGGCGGTCCTTGTGGATGGTGGAGACGAGGTCGGCGCCGTCGTCCATGGTGATGTTCGGCTTGTGGTCGAGCGCGGCCGCGATGTGCTTGTAATAGGTGACGTTGTCCTCGCCCTTGATGGCGTAGGTGGGGATTTCGTAGATGTTGACCAGCGCGGCGGCCACGTCGTCCTGCGTCGAAAGCGGGTTGGACGCGGTCAGCACCAGGTCCGCGCCGCCTTCCTGGAGCGTGCGCGCCAGGTTGGCCGTCTCGGTGGTGACGTGGAGGCAGGCCGACATGCGGACGCCCTTGAGCGGTTTCTCTTTCTTGAACCTCTCGCGGATCTGCCGCAAAACGGGCATTTCGCGCTCCGCCCATTCCACGCGGCGGCGGCCGCCCTCGGCCTGGTTGATGTCTTTGATATCGTAATTGCTCATGTGAACTCCTTGTTTGTAGAGAGAAGAGAGCGGAGAATAGAGAATAGTCGGTTGGACTGTTCTCTACTCTCCGTTCTCTAGTAACTGATTTAATTTTCCGCCATCGTCAAAATGCTCGCGGAAGCGTTCGACAAATTCTTTTCGGGTGTACGAGTGCGCCTGCGGGCCGCGCTGTTCGAGACAGTAGACCGCCGCCAGCGAACCGATCTCGCCGCACAACTTCCAGTCGAAACCGTGGGCGTAGCCGGTCAGGAATCCGCCGCGGAACGCGTCGCCCACGCCGGTCGGGTCCACGATCTCGCGCTCGGGGACGGCAGCGATGAAGATGTCGTCCCCGTTGACGTAGAGATTGGCGCCGTCCTTGCCGCGCGTGATCACGATGACTTTGACGTGCCGGAGCATCTGCCGCAAGTCCCAGCCTGTCTTTTTGGAGATCAATCCAAACTCGTAGTCGTTGCAGAAGAGGAAGTGCGCGCCTTCCATGTCGCGCGCCAGTTCGTCGCCTTCGAGACGCAGCGCCTGCTGGCTGGGATCGTAGAGATATTTGATCCCCAGTTCGCGGCACTCGGCGGGAAATTTCATCATGGCATCGGGCGCGCTCGGCGAGACGACTACCAGGTCGGGCATTTGCTTCAACGCTTTGATGGATTGGCGGGCGGCGTCGCCCATCGCGCCGGGGTAGAACGAGGCGATCTGGGCCGAGGCCTGGTCGGTCGTCGCGAAGAACGAGGCGGTGAACTGCCCGGGGACGACCTCCATCAGCGCGGTGTCCACGCCTTTGGATTCGAGCCAGGCGCGGTAGTCGCCGAAGTCCTCGCCCACGGTCGCCATCACGCGCGGACGCTGCCCGAGCAGCGCCATCGTGTACGCGATGTTGGGCGCGATCCCGCCGCGCTGTTTGGACATGGAATCGACGAGGAATGAAAGGCTGATCGAAGCCAGCCGCTCGGGCAGGATCTGTTCCTTGAACAGGCCGGGGAAGGTCATCAAATAATCGTAGGCTACAGAGCCGGTGAGAAGGATGTCCATCAATGTCTCCGCACAAAAAGACGCCCTCGGTGGAGAGCGCCGTATCAAGCGGGCGGGAGTTTATCACGGAGAAGATGGAATGTAAAGGAATCTGCGCGCCGTTTTTCGCGCGCTGTGGATATAATCCGCCCAATGGCCCGCGTTCTCTATTCCGCGTTCGACGTTGTCCCCAGCCCGAAGGGCGCCTCTACGCACATCCTCCATAACCTGCGCGGACTGGTGGAAAGCGGACACGAAGTCCGCCTCATCACGCCCTCCGACGGGATCTTGCCGCTCGACGATTCGCTCGAAGGCGCGCGGGTCACGCGCGTCGCGCAGGACATGACGCAGAATTTCCTGGCGCGCGCCGCGGACTTTGGTCGGGCGGTGACGCGTCACGCGGCGCTCTCGCCCGCCTACGACGTTGTCCATTATCGTTCGGTCTGGTGCGGACTTCCGCTCGCGCAGGCGCGCCGCGAGCGCGGCTACAAAACGCTTTTCGAAGTGAACGGACTTCCCTCCGTCGAACTGAAATATCACTATCCGACCATCGAACCCGAACTGTTGGCGAAGATCAAGGAGCAGGAGATCGCCACCCTTCATCTTTCGGACGCCATCGTCTGCCCCTCGCGCGTGACGCGCGACTACATCGCCTCGCTCGGACTCGACCCCAAGCGGGTGACGGTCGTCCCGAACGGAGTCAGTCCCTCGGACTTTTCCCCGACGCCGCTCCCCGCGCGTGGGGGCCGCGTCCCAACTCTCCTCTACATCGGCACCCTCGCCGATTGGCAGGGATTGGACGTGTTGATCAAAGCCCTGCCGAAGATTTTGGACAAGCGCGAGGTCCGACTCCAGATCGTCGGGCGCGGGCGTTCGCGCCAGCGGAAATTGCTCGCCAAATACATCCGCAAATTGGGGATCGAATCGAATGTGATCGTCCAGCCTGCCGTCCCGCACCACGAAGTCCCCGCGCTGGTCGCCGCGGCTGACATCTGCGTCGCGCCGCTGGGACTCAACGACCGCAACGTGACGCAGGGCGCCTGTCCGATCAAGGTGTTGGAATATATGGCGGCGGGACGTCCCCTGTTGGCGTCGAACATGCCGATCGTGCGCGAACTCGTCCGCGAGGACGTGGACGCGCTGCTGTTTTCCCCGAACGATCCCGAAGACCTGGCGCGGCAGGCGCTGACGCTGCTGGACGATTTCGAGTTGTCGAAGCGGCTGTCCGACTCCGCTGCTGAGCGCGCGCGGACGAAGTTCACCTGGCACGAGTCGCAGAAGAAACTGGCGAAGGTTTACGAGAAGTTGCTGGCTTGAGAGGTTGAGACAGTCACTTTGCTGGTTGTTCGTCCGCGGCCATGATCCTTTCGGGATGCGCGTACAGGTTGAACCGATTCCTGCGCGCGTAGCCGATCAGCGTGACCCCCCATTTTTCCGCCAACTCAATGGAAAGCGACGAAGGCGAGGTGCGCGAGACGATGATCTTCGCGCCCAGCCGCGCGGCCTTTTGCAGCATCTCCGAACTGATGCGTCCCGTCGTGACCAAAATGCGGCGTTCGGGCCAGAGTCCCTGCATCAGGCACAGGCCCGCGATCTTGTCGAGGGTGTTGTGGCGGCCGATGTCCTCGGCGGAGAGCAGGACGCGCTCGCCGTCGGTCAGCACGGAGGTGTGGACTCCGCCCGTCTCGCGGTAGAGATCCTGCGCCTCGAACAGCATCTCGACGAGGCGGTTGATCTGGCTGGCGGGGAGGACGAAGCCGTTCGACGGCGCGGCCGGCCGAGGGTCCGCGAAAGAATCGACGGCGGTCTGTCCGCCCGTGCAGCCCGAAGTGCGCGTCCACTTGGTGGGCTTGTCCGCCGCGTGCGTCAACCAGACGTCCACATTGTCGCCGTGTTCGCAGACGCGCACGTCGGAGACTTCGTCCATCGATTCGATCACGCCTTCGTTGAAGAGGAAGCCGACTGCCATCGCTTCGAGCAGGACGGAGGTGCACATGAACGACACCCAGACTTCGCCGTTGACGGTGAGCGAGACGGGCGTCTCGACGATGACGCTGGCGTGGACGGGTTTGAATTCGGTCGAGTCGATTTGAAAGTATTGAATGGGTTTGCGTGGTTCCAGCATGATGCACCTGTAAATGCGGTACACGGATTTCACGGATACGAAAGATTTACACGGATTTTTTAAAGGCTTTATCCGTGAATGTCCGTAAAATCTGCGTAATCCGTGTACGGAAGATTTTACTCTTCTTTTCTGCAATTCTTCTTGTGCGCGGCGACGAAACGATCGGGGTCGGACAGGAACGCGCCGAGACAGGAATCGGTGCAGAGATAAATGCGGCGGCCGCGGTATT harbors:
- a CDS encoding ribokinase → MDILLTGSVAYDYLMTFPGLFKEQILPERLASISLSFLVDSMSKQRGGIAPNIAYTMALLGQRPRVMATVGEDFGDYRAWLESKGVDTALMEVVPGQFTASFFATTDQASAQIASFYPGAMGDAARQSIKALKQMPDLVVVSPSAPDAMMKFPAECRELGIKYLYDPSQQALRLEGDELARDMEGAHFLFCNDYEFGLISKKTGWDLRQMLRHVKVIVITRGKDGANLYVNGDDIFIAAVPEREIVDPTGVGDAFRGGFLTGYAHGFDWKLCGEIGSLAAVYCLEQRGPQAHSYTRKEFVERFREHFDDGGKLNQLLENGE
- a CDS encoding NAD(+) synthetase, whose translation is MTSSDLSLNPSLARQILTGFIKSEIARAGFSRALVGLSGGLDSALSCALAAEALGADNVLAVRMPYKTSSRDSLEHAQLLIDQLGVRSETIEITDMVDPLIARDPEMSRTRKGNIMARTRMIVLYDQSEAFKGLVVGASNKTEILLGYSTLWGDMASAINPIGDLYKTQVRLLARAMNIPAPIVDKPPSADLWQGQTDEAELGFTYEEADKLLYLLVDQRYLPEECVEAGFDPSFVDKVLARVRRFQFKRMMPVIAKISNRTVGYDFLYPRDWGM
- a CDS encoding formate dehydrogenase accessory sulfurtransferase FdhD → MLEPRKPIQYFQIDSTEFKPVHASVIVETPVSLTVNGEVWVSFMCTSVLLEAMAVGFLFNEGVIESMDEVSDVRVCEHGDNVDVWLTHAADKPTKWTRTSGCTGGQTAVDSFADPRPAAPSNGFVLPASQINRLVEMLFEAQDLYRETGGVHTSVLTDGERVLLSAEDIGRHNTLDKIAGLCLMQGLWPERRILVTTGRISSEMLQKAARLGAKIIVSRTSPSSLSIELAEKWGVTLIGYARRNRFNLYAHPERIMAADEQPAK
- a CDS encoding DNA-binding response regulator, OmpR family — its product is MKDAKILLIEGRHTEVPSFAPDLQKKGFEVVIVQSGGEAAKRLDKIAPHLAVVNAASLRSSGVRICQSLNERDAKLPIILIVANGAEVDKDAADAVLSLPFTAQKLVNRIKPLLPSDGKNVIHVGPIRLDVEHRRVKCLSKSSKLTPRLIKLLRILLDHHGEVVERESLFKRVWDTNYTGDTRTLDVHISWLRRAIEIDPNNPRFLKTIRGVGYRLDV
- a CDS encoding phosphatidyl-myo-inositol mannosyltransferase, which gives rise to MARVLYSAFDVVPSPKGASTHILHNLRGLVESGHEVRLITPSDGILPLDDSLEGARVTRVAQDMTQNFLARAADFGRAVTRHAALSPAYDVVHYRSVWCGLPLAQARRERGYKTLFEVNGLPSVELKYHYPTIEPELLAKIKEQEIATLHLSDAIVCPSRVTRDYIASLGLDPKRVTVVPNGVSPSDFSPTPLPARGGRVPTLLYIGTLADWQGLDVLIKALPKILDKREVRLQIVGRGRSRQRKLLAKYIRKLGIESNVIVQPAVPHHEVPALVAAADICVAPLGLNDRNVTQGACPIKVLEYMAAGRPLLASNMPIVRELVREDVDALLFSPNDPEDLARQALTLLDDFELSKRLSDSAAERARTKFTWHESQKKLAKVYEKLLA
- a CDS encoding adenosylhomocysteinase, whose protein sequence is MSNYDIKDINQAEGGRRRVEWAEREMPVLRQIRERFKKEKPLKGVRMSACLHVTTETANLARTLQEGGADLVLTASNPLSTQDDVAAALVNIYEIPTYAIKGEDNVTYYKHIAAALDHKPNITMDDGADLVSTIHKDRRELLSDIVGGTEETTTGVIRLRAMAADKMLNFPVIAVNDALTKHLFDNRYGTGQSTVDGIIRATNVLLAGKRFVVAGYGWCGRGLASRARGMGALVIITEVDPLKALEAMMDGYEVMPMEQAVKIGDIFCTVTGDINVLDGHHFAAMKDGAIVANSGHFNVEINIPALAKMSKGEPKLVRPFVDQYETKDGRKINILGQGRLINLASAEGHPASVMDMSFANQALAAEYMVKNAKSLEKRVYSVPAEIDAEIARLKLHAMGVKIDTLTEEQVKYLNSWEEGT